In Streptomyces nojiriensis, the sequence CGATCGCGGGGTCGGCCGCTGTGCGGAGGGCGAAGTCGAGGAGCTCGGCGGCGGTGGGGCCGTCGGCCGTCGGCGGGGACTCCGGGGCGTACGGGGGTGCGGATGCGGGTGCAGACATGAAAGGGGACCGTTCCTGGGTTCGCGGAGGTGCGCGCAGGCCGGTGGACGGCACGGGGCGCGCGGAAGGAAGGGCGAATCAGCAGGAAGGGCGACACACGCAGCCCGCGTAGCGGAGCAGGTCCATATGGACCCTCCGCCACAGGCGTACGTCGTTGCCGGTCATTCCGCGAGTGAACCACGGAGTCCCGGAGACGGTCAATCGATCACCACGGTCGGCGTGGGCGCCGGAGCGGGCGTCGGCGTCGCCGTGGAGGGCGCCGGCACCCGGGACGCGGGCGCGCCCGCCCGCAGCGTGTCCGCCGCCTCGTACAGCTCCGCCGGGCGGACCCCCGCGAAGGTCGCCGCCAGATGGCCGTCGGGTCGCACGAGCAGCACGGTGTGGGCCGGAGCCCCCGGGTAGCTGTCCGCGACCAACAGGTCGGTGCGGACCGGGAGGGCGCTCACCGCCGCCGCGAGGCGGGGCATCAGCCCGGCGCCGAGCCAGTGCCGCCGGTCCCAGACCCCGGTGCCGGGAGCCACCAGGACGACCAGCAGCCGGCCCTGCCCGAGCAGGTCCCGCAGGGGAACGGTCGCCCCGTCGGGCGCGGTCACCGCAACGTTCGCCACCGGGCCGCCCGGCTCCGTGGCCGTCGGGACCTCGCGTACGGCGACCGGCGGGGCGTACGTGGGCTCCGCGCCCAGCGGCCCGCGCCCCAGGTGGCCGTCGGTGAGCAGCGATTCGGCGGAACGCGCGGCGCCGGGGAGGTAGGTGCGCAGGCCGCCCCCGGCCCGCAGCGACGGCATCGCCTGGTCGGCCGCGCGCAGCCGGGAGGCGACCGCGGTGCGCCGCTCGCCCTCGTAGCTGTCGAGCAGGGCCTCGGAGGCCCCCTGGTGCCAGGCCAGGGAGAGCTTCCACGCCAGGTTCTCGGCGTCCCGGAGCCCCTCCTCGACGCCCTGGGTGCCGAGCGCGCCCAGCAGGTGCGCGGCGTCTCCGGCGAGGAAGGCGCGGCCGTCCCGCCAGCGCCGGGCCAGGCGGTGGTGCACGGTGTGGACCCCGGTGTCGATGAGGTCGTACGGGGGCGTCGTGCCGCCGCACCACACCGCGAGGGTGTCGCGGATCAGGGTCACCAGCGCGTCGGGAGTCACGAGTTCACCGCGGGGCGGGAGCAGCCAGTCCAGCCGCCACACCCCGTCGCGCAGCGGCCGCGAGGTGACCTCGTGCGGCGGGCTGCGGTGCAGCAAGGCCTCGCCGGGCCACGGCAGTTCGGTGCGCAGCGCGGCCACGGCATGCCGCTCCACGGCGGTGCGGCCCGGGAAGCGGATGCCGAGGAGCTTGCGCGCGGTGGAGCGGGCGCCGTCGCAGCCGACCAGGTAACTCCCGCGCCACCAGGTGGTTTCGGCGCCCCGGGTGTGCGCGGTGACGCCCCGGCCGTCCTGCTCCAGGGAGTCCAGTTTGCTGTCGGTGACCAGCTGGACGAGCGGGTGGGCCGCGGCGGCGTCGCGCAGGCCGCGCGTCAGCGCGTGCTGCGGCACGTGCAGCGGGGCCGGGTGGTCCTCGAAGGTGATCCGCCGGTCGGGCCGGCTCCGGCGCATCGTGCGCCAGGCGGCGAAGTACGCCCCCTCGTCGCGCAGCGTCGTACAGCCGAGCCGGTGCGCCATGGCCGCCGTTTCGGCGTGCAGGACGACGGTACGGGCCGGGCGGACCTCTTCCTTGCCGGGCCCCTCGTCGAGCACGACGGAGGGCACGCCCGCACCCGCCAGGGCGAGCGACAGGGACAGCCCGACGGGTCCCGCGCCGACGACGATCACCGGGTCCATGGCGCGGCTCCCGATGTCCGGTATGTGATCACAGAACGTATGCAACCCACTGTAGGTGCCCGCGTCAAGTGACACCCGTCGGCCGAGTGGCAACTGGAATCGGAAACCCGAAAAGGGGCGTTGCTCCGTGTGATCCGCACTCACGCGGACCGCCTAGCTACCGATGGGCCGGCTGCTCCACATCGCTCGGGCTGCCGCCGCTGGTTGCGCCCTCCCCGTGATCCGCGTGCCGATTAGGTGCCCGCAGGTGTACCGGGTGAGTTTCGCCGGAAATTCGTGGCCACGGTGTGCGGTTCGGCTGGTTTCAGTCATCGCGTGACTCAAATTCCCGCGTCAAGTATTTCGGTCTCCGCTTGGCTCGAATTCTCTATCCTGACATCAGGCCAATTCGGCCGGAATTGAACCTTTCGCTTATTTTGTTCGGGATGGTTATGTAGCGCTTTGCCTCTTTATTTCGCACGCCCTGGGTCGTCTGAGGCTCAAGTAACCCTCAGAAGGTTGTTTTCTCGCTTGCCTCGCTCCAGTAGGCGTGGAATTGTCGTGGCCATGCAGGGGGCGGGAAGCGTCCACCGCATGCAAGGGGAGTTGAAGGCTGTAACAGTTTCAGTCCCCCTCCTGTTCTGTCGGATGGCATATTGAGCGTCTATTGCTCAGGGTGAAAGGTGAAGGATCTTGTTGAAGAGCACTCGCATTCGGCGGATCGCTGCCGCTCCGGCGCTTGGAGTGATGCTTGCCGGTCTCTTATCGCTCGGCGGCGGAGCGACAGCATCGGCTTCCGAGTCCGGCGCTACCGGGCACCCCACCGGTTGCCTCGCGGAGAAGCCTGCTGGGAATTGGGGTGCGGTCGTCAGGTGCACGAACGCCAATGGCGGCTCGTATCGGGCTGTCGCCAACTGCAGGAGCGTTGATACCGGAAGGGAGGCGCAGTTCTACGGCGATTGGAGGCAGGATGGGTTTTCCTATGCTTACTGCCAGGGGTCTTATCAAGCCTATTCCGCAGGGTTTGTGTCATCCCCTCGGAATAACACGTGAGAACGTCCGGATCGATCACGAAAGGTTCAATGAAAATGAAGAAGGTTTACACGGCGCTGCTCGCTGGCGCAGCGTTGGCGTTTCTCGGACTTCAAGGCGCGGCGACCGCGGCTCCCATGGGTTGGCCGGAAGGGTGTAGTAGCTTCCAGTCCCCGCTCGGTGGCGGCTGGGTGGCTACATGTGAACACCCCAATGGTGGCCACTTTAAGGCAACCGTTAAATGTGAGCGATGGGATGGGAAGGGCTTCGTCAATCACGATGCGGCGGATTGGGCCAGCAGCGGGTTCTCGGCCGCCTTCTGCCCGCCGAACACTTCTGTCAAGGGCGGCTCCGTCTGGACAAGGTCCTACTAGCAGGACGCCCGTCTGACGGTCTCCGGTGTTCGCGTAGCGTCCCACGGTGTGAACGGCCGAAGTGGTCCGGCGCATGCGGCGTGACTTGCCTCGCATTGTTCACGATCTGAAGTGTCGACGCACCACGAAGGAGCCTGCAGCTTGGTCGGAGCGCTGCTGCTGGGGAGCCTGGGACGTGGGCATCCTGGTCGTCAACCCGGGCCAACGGCGCGGCGGGATGGCCGACTGTGCAACGCAGTGTGGTGCGGCGGATGAGTTCCGCCGCACCACACAGACTACGCATTCCGACTGACCGTATGTCAGACCCGGGGGCGTCCGAAGGAGGCTCCGGCGTCAGGCTCCGGCCGCCGTGTTCGCGCCGGGGACCGCGTCGTCGATCTCTTCCGCGCCGAGCACGGCGCCGGTGCCCTTCTTCGACTTCCGCAGCCGGCCTTCCAGCTGGGAGGCGAAGGTGGTGAGGACGAAGTTCACCACGATGTAGATCAGGGCGATCACGACGAGGGTCGCGATGGCGTTGCTGTAGTTGGCCGAGATCTGCCGGTACGTGGCGAGCAGTTCCGCGAAGCCGAGCAGGGCGCCACCGAGCGCGGTGTCCTTGAGGATCACCACGAGCTGGCTGACCAAGGCGGGCAGCATCGCCGTGACGGCCTGCGGGATCAGCACGTAGGTCATGGTCTGGCCCTTGCGCATGCCGATCGCCTTGGCCGCGTCGGTCTGGCCGCGGGGCAGGGAGAGCACGCCGGCCCGGACGATCTCGGCGATGACGGCCGAGTTGTAGAGGACCAGGCCCGTGACGACGGCCCAGAACGGCCGGGTGTCGGAGGGGACGTCCATGAGCTGCGGTGCGTACAGGGCGTTGCTGAAC encodes:
- a CDS encoding putative leader peptide, giving the protein MTGNDVRLWRRVHMDLLRYAGCVCRPSC
- a CDS encoding FAD-dependent oxidoreductase; amino-acid sequence: MDPVIVVGAGPVGLSLSLALAGAGVPSVVLDEGPGKEEVRPARTVVLHAETAAMAHRLGCTTLRDEGAYFAAWRTMRRSRPDRRITFEDHPAPLHVPQHALTRGLRDAAAAHPLVQLVTDSKLDSLEQDGRGVTAHTRGAETTWWRGSYLVGCDGARSTARKLLGIRFPGRTAVERHAVAALRTELPWPGEALLHRSPPHEVTSRPLRDGVWRLDWLLPPRGELVTPDALVTLIRDTLAVWCGGTTPPYDLIDTGVHTVHHRLARRWRDGRAFLAGDAAHLLGALGTQGVEEGLRDAENLAWKLSLAWHQGASEALLDSYEGERRTAVASRLRAADQAMPSLRAGGGLRTYLPGAARSAESLLTDGHLGRGPLGAEPTYAPPVAVREVPTATEPGGPVANVAVTAPDGATVPLRDLLGQGRLLVVLVAPGTGVWDRRHWLGAGLMPRLAAAVSALPVRTDLLVADSYPGAPAHTVLLVRPDGHLAATFAGVRPAELYEAADTLRAGAPASRVPAPSTATPTPAPAPTPTVVID
- a CDS encoding amino acid ABC transporter permease, which translates into the protein MTSVLYDAPGPRAKARNWIYSGIFVVLFGLVLWWALSLMSEKGQLDADKWSPFVTDSRVWTTYLIPGLMETLKAGALAMVIALPLGAVLGIGRLSDHAWVRAAVGAWVEFFRAIPVLMLMLFSNALYAPQLMDVPSDTRPFWAVVTGLVLYNSAVIAEIVRAGVLSLPRGQTDAAKAIGMRKGQTMTYVLIPQAVTAMLPALVSQLVVILKDTALGGALLGFAELLATYRQISANYSNAIATLVVIALIYIVVNFVLTTFASQLEGRLRKSKKGTGAVLGAEEIDDAVPGANTAAGA